The proteins below come from a single Pedobacter aquae genomic window:
- a CDS encoding alpha/beta hydrolase has protein sequence MKKILALCFFLLAAATLKAQETQTYKKVEYPAGYSEQLNVVYTVANGWEGKMDLYLPPKDKGPSPVVINIHGGGWNKGSKESQTGFNTFFKKGYAVANIAYRLSQVAPAPAAVEDTRCALIYLIKNAKALNIDINKIVIMGGSAGGHLALMGGLLGNDTRFDSNCKGVNDVKVAAIINKYGIAELGDWPSKSLNMWLGNQIKNPAFVQSVSPIYHVKKNSPPIFIVHGDADPVVSYQQSVKLKKKLDEMGVKNTFITVEGGEHGKFPQEKNSEVNAAIMNFLKELGIHQ, from the coding sequence ATGAAGAAAATATTAGCACTCTGTTTCTTTTTGCTAGCAGCAGCTACTTTAAAAGCACAAGAAACACAAACCTATAAAAAGGTTGAGTATCCTGCAGGTTATTCAGAACAACTTAATGTGGTGTATACCGTGGCCAATGGCTGGGAAGGTAAGATGGATTTATATCTGCCACCAAAAGATAAAGGCCCAAGTCCGGTTGTTATCAATATACATGGTGGCGGTTGGAATAAAGGTTCTAAAGAATCTCAAACCGGTTTTAATACATTTTTTAAGAAAGGATATGCGGTTGCCAATATTGCTTATCGTTTATCGCAAGTAGCACCAGCACCTGCTGCTGTTGAAGATACTCGCTGTGCCTTAATTTATCTGATAAAAAATGCCAAGGCTCTGAATATCGATATCAATAAAATAGTGATTATGGGCGGTTCTGCCGGAGGTCATTTGGCCTTAATGGGCGGTTTATTAGGTAATGATACCCGTTTTGATAGCAACTGTAAAGGCGTAAATGATGTTAAAGTTGCGGCCATTATCAATAAATATGGTATAGCAGAATTAGGAGATTGGCCTAGTAAATCGTTAAACATGTGGCTAGGAAATCAGATAAAAAACCCAGCATTTGTTCAGTCGGTTTCACCCATCTATCATGTCAAAAAGAATAGTCCGCCCATATTTATCGTTCACGGCGATGCAGACCCAGTTGTTAGCTATCAGCAATCTGTAAAGCTCAAGAAAAAATTAGATGAAATGGGCGTTAAAAATACCTTTATCACGGTAGAAGGCGGCGAACATGGGAAATTCCCGCAAGAGAAAAACTCAGAAGTTAACGCTGCTATCATGAATTTTCTTAAAGAGTTAGGTATCCATCAGTAA
- a CDS encoding heparinase II/III domain-containing protein: MNYLKTVVIVFFCSIFSSTTLAQKHPSLMLTEAQLPEIRTGVQQYPLLQTSYEALKAEAELALKSPLNVPVPTDGGGGITHEQHKRNYINILNCGVAYQISQDKKYATYVRDILLNYASQYQKWPLHPKRKPNHPAGKIFWQGLNDCVWQVYVIQGYDLVYDALTAKEREQIEQNLFMPILKFLTVDSYETFNKIHNHGTWNVAAVGMTGYVLNQPDYVEMAIKGSKKDSKTGYLAQINQLFSPDGYYMEGPYYQRYALLPFILFAKAIHNYQPQLNIFAYRDRLLAKAINTSLQLTYTNGVLFPFNDAIKDKTYESIELVYGLNLAYADIKEENHLLDIAQKQKKVIVSDAGLKVAKAIAAGKTEPFKYQSQWIRDGGNGNEGGVGVLRAGDHKDQQALVFKAASQGMGHGHFDRLNILYYDNNAEVFIDYGAARFINIESKRGGHYLPENTSWAKQTVAHNTLVVDEISHYQAKEELGEKQHPELLYFSNQPQLQVVSAKETHAYADVDLYRTTALVKLPELHKALLIDVYRANSANNHQYDLPFWYNGHLVNSSFKINAITDNLRALGKANGYQHIWKTAENTLDTQGGFITILNNERFYTTHFTSGEALVVKQMAIGANDPEMSLFPGKGFMLSQAAAKNQTFVSVTEAHGGVDPINETITAAGSGISNLSLISSDDKQTQISFKLKGKTYNYTINYQDKDNYIIIK; the protein is encoded by the coding sequence ATGAACTACTTAAAAACAGTGGTAATTGTATTCTTTTGCTCCATTTTTAGCTCAACTACTTTAGCGCAGAAGCATCCTTCTTTAATGCTTACAGAGGCTCAATTACCAGAAATAAGAACTGGCGTCCAGCAATATCCATTGCTTCAAACATCTTATGAAGCGCTTAAAGCAGAAGCAGAGTTAGCTTTAAAATCGCCGTTAAACGTACCTGTTCCAACTGATGGAGGAGGCGGAATTACGCATGAGCAGCACAAAAGAAATTATATCAATATTTTAAATTGTGGCGTTGCTTATCAAATCTCACAGGATAAAAAATATGCCACTTATGTGAGAGATATTTTGCTCAATTATGCTTCGCAATATCAGAAATGGCCTTTACATCCAAAGAGGAAACCCAATCATCCGGCAGGAAAAATATTTTGGCAAGGTTTAAATGACTGTGTTTGGCAGGTGTATGTGATACAAGGTTATGATTTGGTTTACGATGCCCTAACAGCAAAAGAACGAGAGCAAATAGAGCAAAATCTTTTCATGCCTATCCTTAAATTTTTAACGGTAGATAGCTATGAAACTTTCAATAAAATTCATAACCATGGTACATGGAATGTTGCTGCCGTAGGGATGACCGGTTATGTCTTAAATCAGCCAGATTATGTAGAAATGGCAATAAAAGGTTCTAAAAAAGATAGCAAAACAGGTTATTTAGCACAAATCAATCAATTGTTCTCTCCAGATGGTTATTATATGGAAGGTCCTTATTATCAGCGTTATGCTTTATTGCCCTTTATCCTTTTCGCAAAAGCAATTCATAACTATCAGCCCCAGCTAAATATTTTTGCATACAGAGATAGGCTATTAGCAAAAGCCATCAATACATCTTTACAGCTTACTTATACCAACGGCGTTTTATTTCCTTTTAATGATGCTATCAAAGATAAAACTTACGAATCTATAGAATTGGTTTATGGTTTAAATCTCGCTTACGCGGATATTAAAGAAGAAAATCATTTGTTAGATATTGCTCAAAAACAAAAAAAAGTAATCGTTTCTGATGCAGGTTTAAAAGTAGCCAAAGCTATAGCAGCAGGTAAAACAGAACCCTTTAAATATCAATCGCAATGGATAAGAGATGGTGGCAATGGCAATGAAGGTGGTGTTGGCGTTTTAAGAGCCGGAGATCATAAAGACCAACAAGCTTTGGTTTTTAAGGCGGCATCTCAGGGCATGGGACATGGCCATTTTGATAGGTTAAACATTTTGTATTACGATAATAATGCCGAAGTTTTTATTGATTATGGAGCTGCCCGATTCATCAATATAGAATCTAAAAGAGGCGGACATTATTTGCCAGAAAATACCAGTTGGGCCAAGCAAACAGTGGCGCATAATACTTTGGTTGTTGATGAAATATCGCATTATCAAGCCAAAGAAGAACTAGGAGAAAAACAGCATCCAGAACTTTTATATTTTAGTAATCAACCTCAATTACAAGTGGTAAGCGCTAAAGAAACACATGCTTACGCTGATGTTGATTTGTATAGAACTACCGCTTTGGTGAAACTTCCAGAGCTTCATAAAGCTCTTTTGATTGATGTGTACCGAGCGAATTCTGCTAATAACCATCAATACGATTTGCCGTTTTGGTATAACGGTCATTTGGTGAACAGTTCTTTTAAAATAAACGCAATTACCGATAATTTAAGAGCTTTAGGTAAGGCAAATGGCTATCAACATATCTGGAAAACTGCCGAAAATACCCTTGATACTCAAGGTGGCTTTATCACCATTTTGAATAATGAAAGATTTTATACTACACATTTTACAAGCGGAGAAGCCTTAGTGGTAAAACAAATGGCTATTGGTGCCAACGATCCAGAAATGAGTCTATTTCCTGGAAAAGGATTTATGCTATCGCAAGCAGCTGCAAAAAATCAAACTTTTGTAAGTGTTACCGAAGCCCATGGCGGGGTAGATCCTATAAATGAAACCATAACAGCAGCGGGTAGTGGTATTAGCAACTTAAGCCTCATCAGTAGCGATGATAAACAAACACAAATCAGCTTTAAGCTAAAAGGTAAAACCTATAACTATACCATTAACTATCAGGATAAAGACAACTATATCATCATCAAATAA
- a CDS encoding efflux RND transporter periplasmic adaptor subunit, with the protein MVNLKDKKGVYVLMILLLAFFSSCELFTDQKAHEHTTQYTCPMHPEIIKDEFGTCPICKMDLVPKVTEAEQVKDVSLESLLQPTNSLVVSKIGLTKISESDEEMTIEALGFTAYNDNYTGSVAARFGGRIEKMYLKYNYQDVSKGQKVLEIYSPEMLTAQEELLFLVKNDAENIVLIQAAKQKLQLLGVSPQQINQIIKTKESNFTLPVYSAYSGHIHDVGEPEQAMAVSATTTKLQLRSGMYVNKGDVLFKVYNPEHLWVLVDIYTHQQKMLKVGAPVSIRVETHPDKPIQAKINFIEPFFREGAKTIKARINIDNPKQHLPVGAQVKATIKAETLSGKWLPETAVISLGMNEVVMLKTAAGFKVHEVETGYRGNAKVQVLKGLGAEDEVAVNAQYLIDSESFIAIKP; encoded by the coding sequence ATGGTGAATTTAAAAGATAAAAAAGGTGTTTATGTGTTGATGATTTTGCTTTTAGCATTTTTTTCTTCTTGCGAACTTTTTACAGATCAAAAGGCACATGAGCATACCACGCAATATACCTGCCCCATGCATCCAGAAATTATCAAGGATGAATTTGGTACTTGTCCTATTTGTAAAATGGATTTGGTGCCTAAAGTTACCGAGGCAGAGCAGGTAAAAGATGTAAGTTTAGAAAGCTTATTACAGCCCACCAATAGTTTGGTAGTTTCTAAAATTGGCTTAACTAAAATCAGCGAAAGCGATGAAGAAATGACTATTGAAGCTTTAGGTTTTACAGCTTATAACGATAATTATACAGGTTCCGTAGCAGCAAGATTTGGAGGTAGAATTGAAAAAATGTATCTGAAATATAACTATCAGGATGTAAGCAAAGGGCAAAAAGTATTGGAAATTTACAGTCCAGAAATGCTTACCGCACAAGAAGAACTATTGTTTTTGGTTAAAAATGATGCTGAAAACATCGTATTAATTCAAGCTGCTAAACAAAAATTACAGCTATTAGGTGTATCTCCTCAGCAAATTAATCAAATCATTAAAACTAAGGAAAGTAATTTTACTTTGCCAGTTTATAGTGCTTATAGCGGGCATATCCATGATGTTGGTGAACCTGAACAAGCTATGGCAGTTAGCGCTACAACCACTAAGTTACAGTTAAGAAGCGGGATGTATGTAAATAAAGGAGATGTCCTTTTTAAAGTTTACAACCCCGAGCATTTATGGGTTTTGGTTGATATTTATACGCATCAGCAAAAAATGCTGAAAGTAGGTGCGCCAGTAAGCATCAGGGTAGAAACCCATCCAGATAAACCTATCCAAGCTAAAATAAACTTTATTGAGCCTTTTTTTAGAGAAGGAGCTAAAACGATAAAAGCAAGGATAAATATCGATAACCCAAAACAACATTTACCCGTTGGTGCACAGGTAAAGGCAACAATTAAAGCCGAAACCTTATCAGGGAAATGGTTGCCAGAAACCGCTGTTATCAGCCTAGGGATGAATGAGGTAGTGATGCTGAAAACAGCAGCTGGGTTTAAAGTTCATGAAGTGGAAACGGGTTATAGAGGGAATGCTAAAGTACAGGTTTTAAAAGGCTTAGGTGCTGAGGATGAAGTGGCTGTAAATGCGCAATATTTAATAGATAGTGAAAGTTTTATCGCAATTAAACCATAA
- a CDS encoding efflux RND transporter periplasmic adaptor subunit yields the protein MKILKLISLAVLIVLSACSGDKKNAADSNTYYTCSMHPQIMEPEPGTCAICKMDLIAVQKNASKQVNELMLSDQQIQLGNIQTDTVKAGGVNAEITVTATLNTDENLQEAISAKVAGRVERLYIKNIGDFVPAGSKLMDIYSEELNSAKQEYLAALEKQQEFKNGLIDYGRLLQSAKQKLLLWGMTAQQIKTLAAQKKIDDLTTFYSKKGGYITELMVTEGDYVMEGSLILKLADLSNLWAEAQLYASQLAQVNLQQTVKVSIPDFPEKEITGRVDFQNPEINANSRVNLVRINVKNNDLQLKPGMLAYVKLKGKTSEGISLPINAVLRNGKTNVVWLKTGKNTYTKKEVTIGLENSNQIEIKEGLKIGDLVVTTGAYLLNSELEFKQGS from the coding sequence ATGAAAATATTAAAATTGATTTCGCTTGCTGTTTTAATCGTTTTATCAGCCTGTAGCGGCGATAAAAAAAATGCAGCTGATAGTAATACTTATTATACCTGTTCTATGCATCCACAAATTATGGAGCCAGAGCCGGGTACTTGTGCCATTTGCAAGATGGATTTAATTGCAGTACAGAAAAATGCTAGTAAACAGGTGAACGAATTGATGTTAAGCGACCAGCAAATTCAGTTAGGTAATATCCAAACAGATACTGTAAAAGCTGGGGGCGTAAATGCAGAAATTACGGTTACAGCAACTTTAAATACCGATGAGAATTTACAAGAAGCCATAAGTGCAAAAGTTGCAGGTAGGGTAGAACGCTTGTACATTAAGAATATAGGCGATTTTGTTCCTGCTGGTTCTAAACTGATGGATATTTATAGTGAAGAGTTGAACAGTGCTAAGCAAGAATATTTGGCAGCTTTAGAAAAGCAACAAGAATTTAAAAACGGTTTGATAGACTATGGTCGTTTATTGCAAAGCGCAAAGCAGAAGTTATTGTTGTGGGGGATGACAGCACAGCAGATTAAAACGCTGGCAGCACAAAAGAAAATAGATGATTTAACTACTTTTTACAGTAAAAAGGGAGGCTACATCACCGAGCTTATGGTTACCGAGGGCGATTATGTGATGGAAGGCTCTTTAATTTTGAAACTGGCAGATTTGTCTAATTTATGGGCCGAAGCTCAGCTTTATGCCTCACAATTGGCACAAGTTAACTTGCAACAAACCGTTAAAGTAAGCATTCCTGATTTTCCTGAAAAAGAAATTACAGGGCGTGTTGATTTTCAAAACCCAGAAATTAATGCAAACAGCAGGGTAAATTTGGTGAGAATTAATGTGAAAAATAACGATTTACAATTAAAACCTGGTATGCTTGCCTATGTAAAACTAAAAGGCAAGACCTCTGAAGGAATATCGCTACCCATAAATGCGGTACTTAGAAATGGTAAAACAAATGTGGTTTGGTTAAAAACGGGTAAAAATACCTATACCAAAAAAGAAGTTACCATAGGTTTAGAAAATAGCAACCAAATAGAAATTAAAGAAGGTTTAAAAATAGGTGATTTGGTGGTTACCACAGGTGCTTATTTGTTAAACAGCGAATTAGAATTTAAACAAGGGAGTTGA
- a CDS encoding cupin domain-containing protein, producing MESNSFQFENETPWEDLGNGIQRKMYGYDKQVMMVKVKFEVGAVGALHQHYHAQVTYVESGAFEMTIGDEKKIIRTGDGYYVKPHTIHGCVCLEPGVLIDVFSPHREDFLA from the coding sequence ATGGAAAGCAATTCATTTCAGTTTGAAAACGAGACCCCTTGGGAAGATTTAGGAAACGGCATACAAAGAAAAATGTATGGCTATGATAAACAAGTGATGATGGTAAAAGTAAAGTTTGAGGTAGGTGCTGTAGGTGCTTTACATCAGCATTACCATGCACAAGTTACTTATGTAGAAAGCGGTGCTTTTGAAATGACCATAGGAGACGAGAAAAAAATTATTAGAACCGGCGATGGTTATTACGTAAAACCACATACCATACATGGTTGCGTATGTTTAGAACCCGGCGTACTGATAGATGTTTTTAGTCCGCATAGAGAAGATTTTTTAGCTTAA
- a CDS encoding MFS transporter, translated as MKVKGLRWYIIALIGIATIINYVDRSAINILWPYIYKEFGIADADNKSALALITTFFMIAYALGQTFTGKLMDAIGTRLGMTISIIGWSISIALHAFAKSLMSFNIFRFMLGFSEAGNWPGATKSNAEWFPAKERAIAQGIFNAGAALGSVVSAPIIALLYIAFGWKLTFVLIAGLGIIWVVPWLIVNKATPDKHPWLTEDERVHILAKPTTTHLTEAAVEAPILGWKELLKFRNTWGIIMARFFIDPVWWLFVTWLPTFLKEQFMFDIKQIGAFTWLPYLFAAIGSLAGGYYSSRLIKNGMFAEKARKYAIAIGCFVMIISLTAIVYFLGSLKELPTLAMLLIGTTLFGFQFLIGNLQTLPSDYFNGKNVGVVAGMAGTAAVAGTLLTTWAVPVITQTSYVSFFVLAAVLVPLSWISIKYITTKKLKS; from the coding sequence ATGAAAGTAAAAGGATTACGTTGGTACATAATAGCTTTAATAGGCATTGCAACCATTATCAATTACGTTGATAGAAGTGCTATAAACATCTTATGGCCATACATTTATAAAGAATTTGGTATCGCTGATGCGGATAATAAAAGTGCTTTAGCACTCATCACTACCTTTTTTATGATTGCCTATGCCTTAGGACAAACCTTTACAGGTAAACTTATGGATGCTATTGGAACGCGTTTAGGGATGACGATTTCTATCATCGGGTGGAGTATTTCTATAGCCTTACATGCTTTTGCAAAATCATTGATGTCTTTCAATATTTTTAGGTTTATGCTAGGTTTTAGCGAAGCAGGAAACTGGCCAGGGGCAACAAAAAGTAATGCAGAATGGTTTCCTGCCAAAGAAAGAGCTATAGCACAAGGTATATTTAACGCAGGAGCAGCTTTAGGCTCGGTGGTATCGGCACCTATTATTGCGCTTCTTTATATTGCTTTTGGTTGGAAATTAACCTTTGTATTAATAGCAGGTTTAGGTATTATTTGGGTAGTGCCTTGGTTAATAGTTAACAAAGCCACGCCAGATAAACACCCTTGGTTAACAGAAGATGAAAGAGTGCATATTTTAGCAAAGCCCACAACAACGCATCTTACAGAAGCAGCTGTTGAAGCGCCTATTTTAGGATGGAAAGAGCTGTTGAAATTTAGAAATACTTGGGGTATTATCATGGCTAGGTTCTTTATAGATCCTGTTTGGTGGCTTTTTGTTACCTGGCTGCCAACCTTTTTAAAAGAACAATTCATGTTTGATATTAAGCAAATAGGCGCTTTTACTTGGTTACCGTATTTGTTTGCTGCCATTGGTAGTTTGGCAGGTGGTTATTATTCATCAAGGCTTATAAAAAATGGAATGTTTGCTGAAAAAGCTCGTAAATATGCTATTGCTATTGGTTGTTTTGTGATGATTATTTCTTTAACAGCCATTGTCTATTTCTTAGGAAGTTTAAAAGAGCTGCCAACATTGGCCATGCTATTAATAGGTACCACCTTGTTTGGCTTTCAGTTTCTAATTGGCAATTTGCAAACCTTACCTAGCGATTATTTTAACGGAAAAAATGTTGGCGTAGTGGCAGGCATGGCGGGTACAGCAGCCGTGGCAGGTACTTTACTAACTACATGGGCAGTGCCAGTTATTACACAAACTAGCTATGTTTCATTCTTTGTATTAGCAGCAGTTTTAGTTCCACTTTCGTGGATAAGCATTAAATACATCACAACAAAAAAATTAAAATCTTAA
- a CDS encoding SDR family NAD(P)-dependent oxidoreductase, translated as MTGGSRDIGRAVSVQLAKEGAKVVINYLGNEDNANETLRLVKEVGGEGIIVKADMTKAAEVEQLVAETKAAFGNEIHVLVNVAGGLVARKATLEMDEDFWDYVMSLNLKSVFLAVKNVIPFMPAGSAIINFSSLAGRDGGGPGASAYATSKGAIMTYTRALAKELGPKGIRVNAVAPGMIATAFHDSFTKPEVRVNVAAATAVKREGRAEEVADLVAYLASDESSYLTGNNIDINGGISFS; from the coding sequence ATCACAGGCGGTTCAAGAGATATTGGAAGAGCAGTTTCTGTACAATTAGCAAAAGAGGGAGCAAAAGTTGTTATCAATTATTTAGGTAATGAAGATAATGCCAACGAAACTTTAAGATTAGTTAAAGAAGTAGGTGGCGAAGGTATCATTGTAAAAGCAGATATGACAAAAGCTGCCGAAGTAGAGCAATTAGTAGCAGAAACAAAAGCTGCTTTTGGCAATGAAATTCATGTTTTAGTTAATGTTGCTGGCGGTTTAGTAGCCAGAAAAGCTACCCTAGAAATGGACGAAGATTTTTGGGATTATGTGATGAGTTTGAACCTAAAATCGGTGTTTTTAGCTGTTAAGAACGTGATTCCTTTTATGCCGGCTGGTTCTGCTATCATTAATTTTTCTTCTTTAGCCGGAAGAGATGGCGGTGGCCCAGGAGCAAGTGCTTATGCTACTTCTAAAGGTGCTATCATGACCTATACCAGAGCATTAGCAAAAGAGTTAGGTCCTAAAGGCATTCGTGTAAATGCTGTAGCACCAGGGATGATAGCTACTGCTTTTCATGACAGTTTCACCAAGCCAGAAGTTAGGGTTAATGTTGCTGCTGCAACAGCTGTTAAAAGAGAAGGTAGAGCAGAAGAAGTGGCAGATTTGGTAGCATATTTAGCTTCAGATGAGTCTTCTTACCTTACTGGTAATAATATTGATATTAACGGAGGTATCAGTTTCTCCTAA
- a CDS encoding FadR/GntR family transcriptional regulator, with translation MHAVVETIKTIKLESPVDKIIGQLKHLITSGQLKPGDRLPAERVLSESFGVGRSYIREAILKLEFYGLLRTNPQSGTYVSGLSINVIDNIISDIIKFNKDDFNALIEARYHLELTAVKLAAERRSEEDLQEIKSALEDYEYKLSNGADNAVEEDMIFHIKIAKASKNSVVESMILILIPDLIKNIVESKICGENRGKKAIAEHRKVLEAIEKQDISLAEKAMATHLDEIWQISKAGFATQHIMKQAEL, from the coding sequence ATGCATGCTGTTGTTGAAACTATCAAAACCATAAAATTAGAATCTCCCGTTGATAAAATCATCGGGCAATTAAAGCATTTGATAACTTCTGGTCAGTTAAAGCCCGGAGACAGATTACCTGCAGAAAGAGTGCTTTCGGAAAGTTTTGGTGTAGGCAGAAGTTATATCAGAGAAGCTATTTTGAAATTAGAATTTTATGGTCTTTTAAGAACCAATCCGCAAAGTGGTACTTATGTTTCTGGGCTTAGCATCAACGTGATTGATAATATCATTTCGGATATTATTAAGTTTAATAAGGATGATTTTAATGCTTTAATAGAAGCTCGATATCATTTAGAATTAACAGCAGTAAAGCTAGCAGCAGAAAGAAGAAGCGAAGAAGATTTACAGGAGATCAAATCGGCATTAGAAGATTACGAATATAAACTAAGCAATGGTGCAGATAATGCTGTGGAAGAAGATATGATTTTTCATATCAAAATTGCTAAAGCTTCTAAAAACTCTGTTGTAGAATCTATGATTTTAATTCTTATTCCTGATTTGATTAAGAATATCGTAGAAAGCAAAATTTGTGGAGAAAACAGAGGCAAGAAAGCTATTGCAGAGCATAGAAAAGTATTAGAAGCCATAGAAAAGCAAGATATAAGCTTGGCAGAAAAAGCTATGGCAACGCATTTAGATGAGATTTGGCAAATCAGTAAGGCTGGTTTTGCAACGCAGCACATCATGAAACAAGCAGAATTATAG